The proteins below are encoded in one region of Salmo salar chromosome ssa02, Ssal_v3.1, whole genome shotgun sequence:
- the LOC123738661 gene encoding gastrula zinc finger protein XlCGF17.1-like, which yields MHSHYAPTFMAAKSLSRSELLKKHHQRPTGKKSHCCSDCGKRFTSSADLKRHQRIHTGEKPYSCAQCGKRFISSSGITIHQRIHTGEKPYSCAQCGKRFTTSSGIKIHQRIHTGEKPFSCSDCGKSFGTSGCLKSHQRTHTGDKPYSCDQCGKSFTKAGSLTKHQRTHTGEKPFSCSECGKSFGTSGCLTSHQRTHTGEKPYSCTQCGKSFTQSTSLISHQRTHTGEKPYSCTQCGKSFTQSGGLKSHKRTHTGEKAYGCTQCGKNFVSSGYLKMHQRTHTGEKPYSCDQCGKSFGTSAYLEIHQRTHRRETL from the exons atgcatagtcactacgccCCCACcttcat ggcagcgaagagtctctccagatcagaactcctcaagaaacaccaccagagacccacagggaagaaatctcactgctgctctgactgtgggaagagattcacctcctcagCAGACCTCAAAagacatcagagaatccacacaggagagaaaccttatagctgtgctcaatgtgggaagagattcatcTCTTCATCAGGCATTACAATTCACCAGAGAatccatacaggagagaaaccttatagctgcgctcaatgtgggaagagattcaccacCTCATCTGGCATTAAAATTcaccagagaatccacacaggagagaaaccttttagctgctctgactgtggaaaaagtTTTGGTACTTCAGGATGTTtaaaatcacaccagagaacacacacaggagataaaccttatagctgtgatcaatgtgggaagagttttactaaagctggcagtctgactaaacaccagagaacacacacaggagagaagccttttagCTGCTCtgagtgtggaaagagttttggtACTTCAGGATGTTtaacatcacaccagagaacacacacaggagagaaaccttatagctgtactcaatgtgggaagagtttcacgcagtcaaccagcctgatatcacaccaaagaacacacacaggagaaaaaccttacagctgtactcaatgtgggaagagttttactcagtcaggtGGCCTGAAatcacacaagagaacacacacaggagagaaagcttatggctgtactcaatgtgggaagaatttTGTATCATCTGGCTATCTGAagatgcaccagagaacacacacaggagagaaaccttatagctgtgatcaatgtgggaagagttttggtacaTCTGCCTATCTAgagatacaccagagaacacacaggagagaaaccttatag